From a single Seriola aureovittata isolate HTS-2021-v1 ecotype China chromosome 18, ASM2101889v1, whole genome shotgun sequence genomic region:
- the LOC130186892 gene encoding major intrinsically disordered NOTCH2-binding receptor 1-like: MDISVLPNNNHPEKFLQLDVGMLPATHGMFQVGALMSSQRHWQNRVYSQREGRVKPDSSSPPSPEGSPVVFVDRYLEKHITPVTFKSNIKKNPLYADMRSMEPVDNEKSKPSWTVKEYDTQTIHGNLASYLKEEEKTPKDMDFWLEDLYTPGFDSLLKKTEAKHKRKRLCKILFSVIFSVCVVLIVIIVPVVVLQKKN; this comes from the exons ATGGACATCTCCGTTCTGCCCAACAACAACCATCCAGAGAAGTTCCTTCAGCTTGACGTGGGGATGCTGCCGGCCACACACGGCATGTTCCAGGTCGGGGCGCTCATGTCCAGTCAGAGACACTGGCAGAACAGGGTCTACTCCCAG agggaggggagggtgaAGCCTGACAGCAGCTCTCCTCCGTCCCCAGAGGGAAGTCCTGTGGTGTTTGTGGACAGATACCTGGAGAAGCACATCACTCCAGTCACCTTCAAGTCCAACATCAAGAAGAACCCTCTGTACGCTGATATGAGATCCATGGAGCCAGTGGACAACGAGAAGTCCAAGCCCTCCTGGACTGTCAAGGAGTACGACACGCAAACCATCCACGGCAACCTGGCGAGTTACTTGAAG gaggaagagaagactCCTAAAGATATGGACTTCTGGCTCGAGGACCTCTACACACCAGGATTTGACTCCTTACTGAAGAAGACAGAAGccaaacataaaagaaaaagactttgtaaaattctgttttcagtcattttctctgtttgtgtggttCTTATTGTTATTATAGTTCCAGTGGTGGTTCTACAGAAGAAAAACTAA